A window from Bubalus kerabau isolate K-KA32 ecotype Philippines breed swamp buffalo chromosome 5, PCC_UOA_SB_1v2, whole genome shotgun sequence encodes these proteins:
- the RCOR2 gene encoding REST corepressor 2 isoform X1: MPSVMEKPSAGSGILSRSRAKTAPNGGQPHSEDDSSEEEHSHDSMIRVGTNYQAVIPECKPESPARYSNKELKGMLVWSPNHCVSDAKLDKYIAMAKEKHGYNIEQALGMLLWHKHDVEKSLADLANFTPFPDEWTVEDKVLFEQAFGFHGKCFQRIQQMLPDKLIPSLVKYYYSWKKTRSRTSVMDRQARRLGGRKDKEDSDDLEEGRGAVSEGEPDAGDPKREPLPSRPLNARPGPGKKEAQGSQYRHHPLRTRRRPPKGMYLSPEGLTAVSGSPDLANLTLRGLDSQLISLKRQVQSMKQTNSSLRQALEGGIDPLRPPEANTKFNSRWTTDEQLLAVQAIRRYGKDFGAIAEVIGNKTLTQVKTFFVSYRRRFNLEEVLQEWEAEQDGAPGAPVPMEEARRGAPLPAPALEEDDEVQITSVSTSGPRSGPPAPPPPPPPTSLSQPPPLLRPPLPTAPTLLRQPPPLQQGRFLQPRLAPNQPPPPLIRPALAASRHSARPGPQPPPTLIGAPLEPPAPSL; this comes from the exons ATGCCTTCGGTGATGGAGAAGCCGAGCGCGGGCTCCGGGATCCTGTCCCGCAGCCGGGCCAAGACGGCGCCCAACGGCGGACAGCCGCACTCGGAGGATGACAGCAGCGAGGAGGAGCACTCGCACG ACAGCATGATCCGCGTTGGAACCAATTACCAGGCCGTAATTCCGGAGTGCAAGCCTG AGAGCCCCGCACGCTACAGTAACAAGGAGCTGAAGGGGATGTTGGTGTGGTCCCCCAACCACTGTGTGTCAGATGCCAAGC TTGACAAATACATTGCGATGGCCAAGGAGAAGCACGGTTACAACATCGAGCAG GCACTGGGCATGCTCCTGTGGCATAAACACGACGTAGAGAAGTCGCTGGCTGACCTGGCCAACTTCACCCCATTCCCGGATGAGTGGACGGTAGAGGACAAGGTGCTGTTTGAACAGGCCTTTGGCTTCCATGGCAAGTGCTTCCAGCGGATCCAGCAGATG ctgccTGACAAGCTGATTCCTAGCCTGGTGAAGTATTACTACTCTTGGAAGAAGACCCGCAGCCGGACCAGTGTGATGGACAGACAGGCTCGGCGGCTTGGGGGCCGAAAGGACAAAGAAGACAG CGATGATCTTGAAGAGGGACGAGGAGCCGTGAGTGAGGGGGAGCCGGACGCTGGAGACCCCAAGAGAGAG CCTCTGCCCTCTCGGCCCCTGAATGCCCGCCCAGGCCCAGGAAAGAAGGAGGCCCAGGGCTCCCAATACCGCCACCATCCGCTGAGAACTCGGAGGCGCCCGCCCAAAGGCATGTACCTGAGCCCTGAGGGCCTCACCGCAGTGTCGGGGAGCCCGGACCTTGCTAACCTCACGCTTCGAGGCCTTGACTCCCAGCTCATCTCCCTCAAACGCCAG GTGCAAAGCATGAAGCAGACCAATAGCAGCCTCCGACAAGCCCTGGAGGGCGGCATTGATCCACTCCGCCCCCCTGAG GCCAATACCAAGTTCAACTCCCGTTGGACCACGGATGAGCAGCTCTTGGCTGTACAAG CCATCCGTAGGTATGGCAAAGACTTTGGGGCTATTGCAGAGGTGATTGGGAACAAGACTCTGACCCAGGTGAAGACCTTCTTTGTGAGCTACCGGCGCCGCTTCAATCTGGAGGAGGTGCTGCAGGAGTGGGAGGCCGAGCAGGATGGGGCCCCTGGAGCCCCGGTCCCCATGGAGGAGGCTAGGAGAGGGGCTCCCTTGCCAGCCCCAGCCCTAGAGGAAGATGATGAG GTCCAGATTACATCTGTCTCCACGTCGGGACCCCGATCGGGGCCCCCTGCGCcgccccctcctccacctcccacctCGCTGTCCCAGCCGCCCCCACTGCTGAGGCCACCCTTGCCCACGGCCCCCACCCTGCTTCGCCAGCCACCCCCACTCCAGCAGGGCCGTTTCCTTCAGCCCCGGCTGGCCCCCAACCAGCCGCCACCACCTCTCATCCGCCCTGCCCTGGCTGCGTCCCGCCACAGTGCCCGCCCTGGCCCTCAGCCCCCACCCACCCTGATTGGAGCCCCTCTGGAGCCTCCGGCACCCTCGCTCTGA
- the NAA40 gene encoding N-alpha-acetyltransferase 40, which translates to MATDTAWREGGGPWLTSFPARHLLRASRLFLVCEPLGPPPRLSTCAPYPRPSLRGALRRRGSRRGALGSPRGACAVRGPPLLQCRRYCRLPAGKCGKEELSATAAVVAMGRKSSKAKEKKQKRLEERAAMDAVCAKVDAANRLGDPLEAFPVFKKYDRNGLNVSIECKRVSGLEPATVDWAFDLTKTNMRTMYEQSEWGWKDREKREEMTDDRAWYLIAWENRSVPVAFSHFRFDVECGDEVLYCYEVQLESKVRRKGLGKFLIQILQLMANSTQMKKVMLTVFKHNHGAYQFFREALQFEIDDSSPSMSGCCGEDCSYEILSRRTKFGDSQHSHSGGHCGGCCH; encoded by the exons ATGGCTACAGACACAGCCTGGCGAGAAGGGGGCGGGCCCTGGCTTACGTCATTCCCAGCGCGACACTTGCTCCGCGCCTCCCGCCTCTTTCTGGTGTGCGAGCCCCTCGGCCCGCCTCCCAGGCTCTCCACCTGCGCGCCTTACCCCCGCCCCTCCCTTCGCGGGGCTCTGCGCCGGCGCGGTTCCCGCCGGGGCGCGCTGGGGAGCCCGCGAGGCGCATGCGCAGTACGGGGCCCGCCGCTGCTCCAGTGTCGCCGCTACTGCCGCCTCCCAGCCGGCAAGTGTGGGAAGGAGGAGCTGAGCGCCACCGCCGCCGTTGTCGCCATGGGG AGGAAGTCgagcaaagcaaaggagaagaaacAGAAGCGGCTGGAGGAGCGAGCAGCCATGGATGCTGTCTGTGCCAAAGTGGACGCCGCCAACAGG CTTGGAGACCCACTGGAGGCTTTCCCAGTGTTCAAGAAATATGATCGGAATGG GTTGAACGTCTCCATTGAATGTAAGCGAGTGTCCGGCCTGGAGCCAGCCACCGTGGACTGGGCCTTCGACCTGACCAAGACCAACATGCGCACCAT GTACGAGCAGAGCGAGTGGGGCTGGAAGGACCGAGAGAAGCGCGAGGAGATGACGGACGACCGAGCCTGGTACCTCATCGCGTGGGAAAACCGATCGGTGCCCGTCGCCTTCTCTCACTTCCGGTTTGACGTGGAGTGCGGTGATGAAGTCCTGTACTG CTACGAGGTGCAGCTGGAGAGCAAGGTGCGGCGGAAAGGCCTGGGGAAGTTCCTCATACAGATTCTGCAGCTCATGGCCAACAG CACACAGATGAAGAAAGTTATGTTAACGGTATTTAAGCACAATCATGGCGCCTACCAGTTCTTCAGAGAAGCGCTGCA ATTTGAAATCGATGACTCTTCCCCAAGCATGTCCGGTTGCTGTGGGGAGGACTGCTCCTATGAGATCCTGAGCCGGAGGACCAAGTTTGGGGACAGCCAGCACTCCCATTCAGGCGGGCACTGTGGCGGCTGCTGCCACTGA
- the RCOR2 gene encoding REST corepressor 2 isoform X2: MPSVMEKPSAGSGILSRSRAKTAPNGGQPHSEDDSSEEEHSHDSMIRVGTNYQAVIPECKPESPARYSNKELKGMLVWSPNHCVSDAKLDKYIAMAKEKHGYNIEQALGMLLWHKHDVEKSLADLANFTPFPDEWTVEDKVLFEQAFGFHGKCFQRIQQMLPDKLIPSLVKYYYSWKKTRSRTSVMDRQARRLGGRKDKEDSDDLEEGRGAVSEGEPDAGDPKREPLPSRPLNARPGPGKKEAQGSQYRHHPLRTRRRPPKGMYLSPEGLTAVSGSPDLANLTLRGLDSQLISLKRQVQSMKQTNSSLRQALEGGIDPLRPPEANTKFNSRWTTDEQLLAVQGPDYICLHVGTPIGAPCAAPSSTSHLAVPAAPTAEATLAHGPHPASPATPTPAGPFPSAPAGPQPAATTSHPPCPGCVPPQCPPWPSAPTHPDWSPSGASGTLALSPEALRQPEAPEALGWVSLGTSGFTKDRRD, translated from the exons ATGCCTTCGGTGATGGAGAAGCCGAGCGCGGGCTCCGGGATCCTGTCCCGCAGCCGGGCCAAGACGGCGCCCAACGGCGGACAGCCGCACTCGGAGGATGACAGCAGCGAGGAGGAGCACTCGCACG ACAGCATGATCCGCGTTGGAACCAATTACCAGGCCGTAATTCCGGAGTGCAAGCCTG AGAGCCCCGCACGCTACAGTAACAAGGAGCTGAAGGGGATGTTGGTGTGGTCCCCCAACCACTGTGTGTCAGATGCCAAGC TTGACAAATACATTGCGATGGCCAAGGAGAAGCACGGTTACAACATCGAGCAG GCACTGGGCATGCTCCTGTGGCATAAACACGACGTAGAGAAGTCGCTGGCTGACCTGGCCAACTTCACCCCATTCCCGGATGAGTGGACGGTAGAGGACAAGGTGCTGTTTGAACAGGCCTTTGGCTTCCATGGCAAGTGCTTCCAGCGGATCCAGCAGATG ctgccTGACAAGCTGATTCCTAGCCTGGTGAAGTATTACTACTCTTGGAAGAAGACCCGCAGCCGGACCAGTGTGATGGACAGACAGGCTCGGCGGCTTGGGGGCCGAAAGGACAAAGAAGACAG CGATGATCTTGAAGAGGGACGAGGAGCCGTGAGTGAGGGGGAGCCGGACGCTGGAGACCCCAAGAGAGAG CCTCTGCCCTCTCGGCCCCTGAATGCCCGCCCAGGCCCAGGAAAGAAGGAGGCCCAGGGCTCCCAATACCGCCACCATCCGCTGAGAACTCGGAGGCGCCCGCCCAAAGGCATGTACCTGAGCCCTGAGGGCCTCACCGCAGTGTCGGGGAGCCCGGACCTTGCTAACCTCACGCTTCGAGGCCTTGACTCCCAGCTCATCTCCCTCAAACGCCAG GTGCAAAGCATGAAGCAGACCAATAGCAGCCTCCGACAAGCCCTGGAGGGCGGCATTGATCCACTCCGCCCCCCTGAG GCCAATACCAAGTTCAACTCCCGTTGGACCACGGATGAGCAGCTCTTGGCTGTACAAG GTCCAGATTACATCTGTCTCCACGTCGGGACCCCGATCGGGGCCCCCTGCGCcgccccctcctccacctcccacctCGCTGTCCCAGCCGCCCCCACTGCTGAGGCCACCCTTGCCCACGGCCCCCACCCTGCTTCGCCAGCCACCCCCACTCCAGCAGGGCCGTTTCCTTCAGCCCCGGCTGGCCCCCAACCAGCCGCCACCACCTCTCATCCGCCCTGCCCTGGCTGCGTCCCGCCACAGTGCCCGCCCTGGCCCTCAGCCCCCACCCACCCTGATTGGAGCCCCTCTGGAGCCTCCGGCACCCTCGCTCTGAGCCCCGAGGCTCTCCGCCAACCAGAGGCTCCAGAAGCCCTCGGCTGGGTGTCCCTGGGGACCTCCGGCTTTACCAAGGACAGAAGGGACTAG